AGGCAACGAAGCCGCTCGGCGTGCGCCCAGGCGCCGGCCCAGCGGTTCCCGTTCCCTGCCCGCTTTCAGGAGGTGTTGCCATGAACCAGCAGTTGCAGCAGACCCTTCAGGCCCTGTCGGGCGGTCTTCAGGGCGTGCCCGCCAGCGCGGCCGTTCAGAACGTCACGACGTGGCATGAGACCCTGGACGGTGTCCCCGGCGCCGAAACCGTGGTGGAGCACCTGGCCAGCCTGAAGTCGGCCCTGGAAAGCGGCGATCTGGAAGGCGCCGCCGCCCTGCTGCCCGACCTGGGCGCCGCCACCGAGTCGCTGGCTGCCGACGCCCCCGAGGCCGATCAGGACGGCCTGCGCCAGCTGGCCGCCGCCCTGCAGGGCTAACCTACCCGCACGCCCAAGCGCAGGCCCCGTCTATCCTGGCGGGGCCTTGACCATGTCCGATCCGCTGCACTTCACCCACGAGCCCCTGAGTGCCATCCTGCCCGCCGTGCGAGAGCGCCTGCGCGCGGGCGGCGAGGTGCAGTTCACCGTGCCTGACCCGGACCTGGGGCTGGGCCTGTACGCGGGCGAGGCCACCCCCCACGGCCGCCACCGCCCCTGGGTGGTCTGGGCGGATCTGGCCGACCTGCTGGGCGCGCACCTGCTCACCCCCCAGCCGGCGGGCCCCGGGCGGGTGCGCGTGACCCTGCGCGCCTGGGCCCCCACACCGGACCCCGACGCCGGGGGCTACGGCCCAGCGGGCACCTGGGGCCGGGTGGACAAACTGGAAGACCCGGTGTTCCTGGCCACCTTTGTGGAGGCCCTGCGCCGGGTGGACCCCCCGCCGGGCGGGCGGGTGCTGGCGCTGGGCGTGAATGCGGGCCGCGAACTGGATGCCCTGGCGCTGGCCTTTCCCGGGCGCGAACTGGACGTGGTGGGCGTAGACCTGCAGGCAGACGCGCTGGCGGCAGCCCAGGCCCGCTGGCCCCAGGCGCACTTTCTGGCCCTGGACGTGAATGCCCTGCCCGCCAACCTGGGCCGCTTTGATCTGGTGCTGGCCCTGAGCCTGCTGCAAAGCCCCGGGGTGGTGCAGGACGTGCTGCTCGCCCGCCTGCGCCGCGAGCACCTGACGCCGGGGGGCGGCCTGATTCTGGGCTTTCCCAATGCCCGCTACCGCGACGGCACCCTCAGCTACGGCGCCCGCATGCGCAACTACGCCCGCCCGGACCTGAGCCTGCTGGCCGCTGACCTGACGAATGCCCGGCGCGGCCTGCAAAAGCACGGTTACAAGGTCTTTGTCACCGGCAAATACGAGGTGCTGCTGACCGCCATTCCGGCCGGCAAGCGCACGCCGGTTGACTTGGAACTGTAAATCGGAACGGGCCTTGCACATCTGCCCACTTTCTCTTCACGAATGCACTAGGGTGGGCAGCTGTATGCGCGCTCTGTTTCTGCTGCCTGCCCTGTTTCTTGCCGCCTGTGCCCCCGCCGCCACTGGCCCCGAAGACCTGAAAGGCCCCCTGGTGGAAGGCGAACGCTGGACCATCACCGGCTTTGACCAGAACAACAACAAGATGAACGGTGAAGTGGTGGTGCCCGCCGAACCCGACTATGACCGCACGGACCGCGAGTGGCTGTACAGCAGCGCCCGCGCGTCCATCCTGTACACCGAGAGCAGTAATTGGTTCAGCGTGTGGGATGAGCGTGACGCCTCACGCCTTGTGATCTGCATCGTGCGCTCACCGTACAACGCCGTCACCCGTGAATACAGCGGCATCGGCGTTTCGGGCACCATGGAGGAACTGCGTGCCGTGTTCGCCAAGCTCAGCGGCACGGGCGTCAAGGTTGTGGGCGGCGACTGCACCGTCAAGCGCGAAGCCAAGAACTGAGCACCGGGAGAAAGGGGGCCCCAGCAAGCCCTGCTGGGGCCCCCTCTCTATCGCCCTAGGCGCGCGGTGGAAAGCGCACGAAAGTGAGCCAGAAAGCCTCAAAGGCGCGCATGGCGCCCAGGAAGTTCTCGAAGCCCACCGGCTTGACCACATAGCCGCTGGCGTGGCGCTCGTAGGAGGACCGCACGTCGTCGTCGGCCTGGCTGGTGGTAAGCATGACCACGGGAATGCTGCGCAGCTCCGGGTCGGCCTTCAGTTCGTCCAGCACCTCCAACCCCGTCTTGCGCGGCATGTTGATGTCCATCAGGATCACGTCGGGGCGGGGGGCCTGGGCGTGTTCGCCCTCGCGGCGCAGGAAGCGCAGGGCTTCGACGCCGTCGCGCGCCACATGCATGCGGTTGGGTACCCGGGAGTCCTCGAAGGCTTCCAGGGTGAGCAGAACATCGGGCTCGTTGTCTTCAACAAGCAAGATTTCAATAGGAGCAGACATGGCGGTCATGGTGTGGGTACCCCCGGCAGAAGCACATGAAACGTACTGCCCTGTCCAGGCACAGACTCGACCCAGATGCGCCCGCCGTGGTGCTCCGCAATCTTACGGCAGATGGCCAGCCCCATGCCGTTGCCCGCAAAGGTGTCGCGGTGGTGCAGGCGCTGGAAAATCTCGAACACGCGTGCGTGGTAGTCCGGGGCGATGCCAATGCCGTGGTCGCGCACCCGCAGGTGCACCAACGCGCCCTCCTGCGCCGAGGACACCTCGACCCGGGGGGCCTCGCCCGGCGCGTGGAACTTCAGGCCGTTGCCTACCAGATTGGTCAGCAGCTGAATGAGCAGCGAGCCCTGCCCCAGCACCCGGTGCGGCGTGTTCCAGCTCAGTGTGCCGCCGCCCTGCAGGCTGCCCTGCACATTGGCAGCGGTGGCCTGCATCAGCTCGTCCAGGGCCAGCGCGGTGGGGGGCGCGGCCTGCCGCCCGGTGCGCGCGAAGGCCAGCAGGTCCTGAATGAGGCTGCGCATCCGCTCCACGGCAGCCTGGGTGAATTGCAGGTACTGCCCGGCGCGGTCATCCAGTTGCCCGCTGTACCGGCGCGCCAGCAACTCGGTGTAGCTGCCGATGGTGCGCAGCGGTTCTTGCAGGTCGTGTGAGGCCACGTAGGCAAACTGCTCCAGGTCGTGGTTGCTGCGCTCTAAGTTCTCGATCATCTCGTGCAGCTGCGCGCGCGCCTTTTCCTGCTCGGTGATGTCCTGCACCATCACCACGGCGCCGCTCACCCGCCCCTGGGCGTCATGGGTGGGAGTCACCACGTACCCCACTGGCACCGCCCGCCCGGAGGCGTGCCACATCACGTCGCGCTCTATGCGCCGGGTCTGGCCGTCTTGCAGGGTCTGGTGAATGGGGCACTCGGAGAGCAGGTAGGGGCGGCCGTCTTCATGGTGGTGGTGCACCAGCGCGTGCTGGGCCTGCCCGATCATGTGCTCCACGCTGTACCCCAGCATGCGCGCCGCCGCCGGGTTGGCGAAGGTGGTCACGCCCTGGGCGTCCAGGCCGAAAATGCCCTCGCCCGCCGCCGTGAGCAGCAGCGTGGAAAAGCGCGTGACCTCGGCCAGTTCGGCGGTGCGGGTTTGCACCCGGGCTTCCAGAGCGGCGTTGGCGTCCAGCAGCGACTGGCGCGCGGCCTGCAGTTCGGTCACGTCGGTGTTGGTGCCCACCCACTCCAGAATCTGGCCCTGTTCGCCCCGCACCGGCACCCCGCGCGCTTCCATGAGCACGTACTGCCCGTCGGCGCGGCGCACCCGGTACTCGGTGTGGTAGCCGCTGTTCTCCCGGACGGCCCGCTGCCACGCCGCCTGGGCGTGGGCGCGGTCTTCGGGGTGCAGCGCCGCCACCCAGCCTCCAGGGCTGTAGGTCTCGGGGGTCTGGCCGGTAAAGGCTTCCCAGTCGGGCTGCGGGGGCATAAAGGCGCCGTCCGGGCGGGCGGTCCAGACCACCTGCGCGGTGGCCTGCACCAGCGAGCGAAAGCGCTGCTCGCTGCTGCGCAGGGCGCTTTGCGCGGCGCGCAGCTCGGTGACGTCGGTAAACACCGCCGTGACCTGCTTGGGCCGCGTGTGCCCCGGGGCGATGCGTGGAATGGCCGAAACGTCCAGCCAGCGCCACGTTTCGCTGGGCGGGTGGAAGATCCCCATAGGCACGTGGTGCTGCGCTTCCCCGCTGCCCAGGGCCTGCATGGCCGGGTGCTGCTCGCCGGGAAAGGGCGAGCCGTCCGGGTGGATGGCCTGCCAGCGCGGGTCCAGCGATTCGCGTCCGATCAGCTGGTTCAGACTTAGGCCCAGGATTTCCTCGGCGGCGTGG
This is a stretch of genomic DNA from Deinococcus aquaedulcis. It encodes these proteins:
- a CDS encoding class I SAM-dependent methyltransferase yields the protein MSDPLHFTHEPLSAILPAVRERLRAGGEVQFTVPDPDLGLGLYAGEATPHGRHRPWVVWADLADLLGAHLLTPQPAGPGRVRVTLRAWAPTPDPDAGGYGPAGTWGRVDKLEDPVFLATFVEALRRVDPPPGGRVLALGVNAGRELDALALAFPGRELDVVGVDLQADALAAAQARWPQAHFLALDVNALPANLGRFDLVLALSLLQSPGVVQDVLLARLRREHLTPGGGLILGFPNARYRDGTLSYGARMRNYARPDLSLLAADLTNARRGLQKHGYKVFVTGKYEVLLTAIPAGKRTPVDLEL
- a CDS encoding response regulator: MSAPIEILLVEDNEPDVLLTLEAFEDSRVPNRMHVARDGVEALRFLRREGEHAQAPRPDVILMDINMPRKTGLEVLDELKADPELRSIPVVMLTTSQADDDVRSSYERHASGYVVKPVGFENFLGAMRAFEAFWLTFVRFPPRA
- a CDS encoding PAS domain-containing sensor histidine kinase, which gives rise to MVGEAAFGGLDAAALLAAMPDPVALMRPDGRVALNAAAQERIARVSPEGDWSALFDEGSAEAVRGAVQQALAGQVAQVTAKLVETVAPAVVTAAPAGGGVLVHLHVARDPLEVALELMDSLRLGMAVQAPDGRILHANHAAEEILGLSLNQLIGRESLDPRWQAIHPDGSPFPGEQHPAMQALGSGEAQHHVPMGIFHPPSETWRWLDVSAIPRIAPGHTRPKQVTAVFTDVTELRAAQSALRSSEQRFRSLVQATAQVVWTARPDGAFMPPQPDWEAFTGQTPETYSPGGWVAALHPEDRAHAQAAWQRAVRENSGYHTEYRVRRADGQYVLMEARGVPVRGEQGQILEWVGTNTDVTELQAARQSLLDANAALEARVQTRTAELAEVTRFSTLLLTAAGEGIFGLDAQGVTTFANPAAARMLGYSVEHMIGQAQHALVHHHHEDGRPYLLSECPIHQTLQDGQTRRIERDVMWHASGRAVPVGYVVTPTHDAQGRVSGAVVMVQDITEQEKARAQLHEMIENLERSNHDLEQFAYVASHDLQEPLRTIGSYTELLARRYSGQLDDRAGQYLQFTQAAVERMRSLIQDLLAFARTGRQAAPPTALALDELMQATAANVQGSLQGGGTLSWNTPHRVLGQGSLLIQLLTNLVGNGLKFHAPGEAPRVEVSSAQEGALVHLRVRDHGIGIAPDYHARVFEIFQRLHHRDTFAGNGMGLAICRKIAEHHGGRIWVESVPGQGSTFHVLLPGVPTP